From Zingiber officinale cultivar Zhangliang chromosome 5B, Zo_v1.1, whole genome shotgun sequence, the proteins below share one genomic window:
- the LOC121985123 gene encoding protein PHOTOSYSTEM I ASSEMBLY 2, chloroplastic-like — protein sequence MIMEIASSFSSSTSCPQRLHQIRARQKGAISPFKSHTVSFKLGSKNCRTCSGKGAIECPGCKGTGKNKKNGNIFERWKCYDCQGFGLRSCPSCGKGGLTPEQRGER from the exons ATGATCATGGAGATAGCTTCCTCGTTCTCTTCCTCGACAAGTTGTCCACAGAGACTTCATCAAATAAGAGCAAGACAAAAGGGTGCGATCTCTCCTTTCAAGTCCCACACTGTGTCCTTCAAACTT GGTTCCAAAAACTGCAGAACATGCAGTGGAAAAGGAGCAATCGAATGCCCTGGCTGTAAG GGAACAGGGAAGAATAAGAAAAATGGGAACATCTTTGAGAGATGGAA GTGCTATGACTGCCAAGGATTTGGTCTAAGGAGCTGTCCAAGCTGTGGCAAAGGTGGACTCACACCAGAGCAAAGAGGAGAAAGATag
- the LOC121985122 gene encoding heavy metal-associated isoprenylated plant protein 41-like, with amino-acid sequence MAKQKVVLKVSMGDAKKRSRALKIAVGLSGVVSAALDNDRLTVVGDGVDSVELATVLRRKMGGAELVSVGSAEENKKEEKKSPAVEASDKSAWQPAPVISWTTYPAAPPPYNNYRYPYEIGEADREDNCRIM; translated from the coding sequence ATGGCCAAGCAGAAGGTGGTGCTGAAGGTGTCCATGGGAGACGCCAAGAAGCGCTCCAGAGCTCTCAAGATCGCCGTCGGGTTGTCCGGCGTGGTGTCCGCGGCGCTGGACAACGACCGCCTCACCGTGGTCGGCGACGGGGTCGACTCCGTGGAACTGGCCACCGTCCTCAGGAGGAAGATGGGCGGCGCCGAGCTCGTCAGCGTCGGCTCAGCCgaagaaaataagaaagaggagaagaaatCGCCGGCGGTGGAAGCGTCCGATAAGAGCGCTTGGCAGCCGGCGCCGGTGATCTCCTGGACTACGTATCCTGCAGCCCCGCCGCCGTATAACAATTACCGGTACCCTTACGAAATCGGAGAGGCAGATCGGGAAGACAATTGTAGAATCATGTAG